From Pseudochaenichthys georgianus chromosome 11, fPseGeo1.2, whole genome shotgun sequence, a single genomic window includes:
- the pum1 gene encoding pumilio homolog 1 isoform X5 → MNRTLSLIPSRHAALSPAPPLSRHVVGVKAWGEERHWGRNPRPSSLSAGCGGMSSVCVLKRKAVLWQDSFSPHHRTTSPSMPVVLSSGGHAPPIGQTPQAPPPSQQGVAGAGRSQDDAMVDYFFQRQHGEQPGKHRWPTGDNIHDSQVRSMDELNHDFQALALEGLAMGEQLLPGKKFWETDDSGKDGPKGIFLDQWRDSAWGASDHSVSQPIMVSRHPGQGFHGGGEVGVGSVMSPRSESGGLGVSMVEYVLSSSPADKLDSCLRKGPYGQRDGEVEEEKREKPKATFEAEKLKELTEVEVDVINDVINPNGMPVQNGLDVNVKEFCRPQGNMPVPGPEGDHLGGPGGVGADGMTQMGGGGGPKPQEDFSGVEQGGVSMDQMESVMEPLQFDYNSQMPMDSQPTVGLFDYASQQQLFQRNNALAVQQLTAAQQQQYALAAAQQSHIGLAPAFVPNPYIISAAPPGTDPYAAGLAAAATLGPAVMPPQYYGVTPWGVYPASLFQQQAAAANNSANQQVANQNQQNQQQVMRGGGNQRPLTPSQGQQNQQNDQLVAAAAVNSALAFGQGLAAGVPGYPVLAPAAYYDQTGALVVNTGGRNGPVRLMAPGSVIISPSAAQAVAAAAASAGGANGGLGGSNGPFRAMQSQQAQQQGGPGGALGGSSFYGSSSLSSSSQSSSLFSQGSGQPGPGSASLGFSQQASSSLGASLGATLGGFGTAVANSSGGSGSRRDSLTGNNELYKRNPSSLTPIGHGGFYNGTLGFSPSPGPVGMPLPNQCPSHSLTPPPSLSNHSSSSNLNLGGLTNGSGRFISAAPGAEAKYRSAASSGSSLFSPSSQLFPSSRLRYGMSDVMPSGRSRLLEDFRNNRYPNLQLRDIAGHIMEFSQDQHGSRFIQLKLERASSAERQLVFSEILQAAYQLMVDVFGNYVIQKFFEFGSLDQKLALAERIRGHVLSLALQMYGCRVIQKALEFIPSDQQVISEMVRELDGHVLKCVKDQNGNHVVQKCIECVQPHALHFIIDAFKGQVFALSTHPYGCRVIQRILEHCLPEQTLPILEELHQHTEQLVQDQYGNYVIQHVLEHGRAEDKSKIVAEIRGNVLGLSQHKFASNVVEKCVTHASRAERAVLIDEVCSLTEGPHSALYTMMKDQYANYVVQKMIDVAEPTQRKIVMHKIRPHISTLRKYTYGKHILAKLEKYYMKNGVDLGPLCGPPNGIM, encoded by the exons GCTGTGGTGGaatgagcagtgtgtgtgtgttgaagagGAAAGCAGTGCTCTGGCAGGATTCATTCAGCCCCCACCATAGAACTACATCTCCCAGCATGCCCGTAGTGCTGAGCAGCGGAGGACATGCCCCTCCAATTGGGCAGACCCCCCAGGCTCCGCCCCCCAGCCAGCAG GGTGTGGCGGGTGCTGGACGTTCCCAGGATGATGCCATGGTAGATTATTTCTTCCAGCGGCAGCACGGTGAACAGCCCGGGAAACATCGCTGGCCCACTGGAGACAACATCCATGACAGccag GTGCGGTCCATGGACGAGCTGAACCATGACTTTCAGGCTCTGGCTCTGGAGGGACTCGCCATGGGAGAG CAGCTGCTCCCTGGTAAGAAGTTCTGGGAGACAGATGACTCTGGGAAGGATGGACCAAAAGGGATCTTTCTGGACCAGTGGAGGGACAGTGCATGGGGGGCCTCAG ATCACTCCGTGTCTCAACCAATCATGGTGTCCCGTCATCCAGGGCAAGGTTTCCATGGCGGCGGTGAAGTCGGGGTGGGCTCGGTGATGTCCCCGCGCTCTGAGAGTGGGGGGCTGGGAGTCAGCATGGTGGAGTACGTTCTCTCCTCCTCACCCGCTGACAAACTGGACTCCTGTCTCCGAAAAGGACCCTAT GGGCAGAGGGATGGAGAGGTGGAAGAGGAGAAAAGGGAGAAGCCAAAAGCAACATTTGAAGCAGAGAAACTGAAAGAGCTGACAGAAGTTGAAGTTGATGTCATCAACGACGTCATCAACCCCAACGGGATGCCCGTGCAGAACGGCCTGGACGTCAACGTCAAAGAGTTTTG TCGTCCCCAAGGCAACATGCCGGTCCCTGGTCCTGAGGGAGACCATCTCGGAGGCCCCGGGGGTGTAGGGGCCGATGGCATGACCCAgatgggaggtggaggaggccCCAAGCCCCAGGAGGACTTCTCTGGCGTGGAACAAGGGGGCGTCAGCATGGACCAAATGGAGTCAGTGATGGAGCCGCTTCAGTTTGACTACAACTCCCAGATGCCCATGGACTCCCAACCCACCGTGGGCTTATTTGACTACGCCAGCCAGCAGCAG CTGTTTCAGAGAAACAACGCCCTCGCAGTGCAGCAGTTAACAgcagcccagcagcagcagtacgCCTTGGCAGCCGCTCAGCAGTCTCACATTG GTCTGGCCCCAGCGTTTGTGCCCAACCCTTACATCATCAGTGCGGCCCCTCCAGGAACAGACCCCTACGCAGCCGGACTGGCAGCAGCAGCTACACTTG GTCCGGCAGTGATGCCTCCTCAGTACTATGGTGTGACTCCCTGGGGGGTCTATCCTGCCAGCCTTTTCCAGCAGCAGGCTGCAGCAGCCAACAACTCGGCCAATCAGCAGGTGGCAAACCAGAACCAGCAGAACCAACAGCAG GTAATGCGTGGTGGGGGCAACCAGCGGCCTTTGACCCCCAGCCAAGGTCAACAGAATCAGCAGAATGACCAGCTggttgcagcagcagcagtcaacTCAGCCCTCGCCTTTGGGCAGGGGTTAGCAGCGGGAGTCCCAG gctACCCAGTCCTTGCCCCTGCAGCCTACTATGATCAGACAGGGGCCCTGGTGGTTAACACTGGAGGGAGGAACGGCCCGGTCCGCCTCATGGCCCCCGGCTCCGTCATCATATCTCCTTCCGCAGCACAAGCAG ttgcagcagcagcagcctctgcAGGTGGTGCCAACGGGGGTCTGGGCGGGTCCAACGGTCCGTTTCGTGCCATGCAGTCCCAGCAGGCTCAGCAGCAGGGCGGCCCGGGCGGCGCTCTGGGTGGAAGCTCCTTCTACGGCTCCTCTTCCCTCAGCTCCTCCTCCCAGAGTTCCTCCCTTTTCTCACAAGGCTCTGGCCAACCCGGACCAGGTTCTGCATCGTTGGGCTTCAGCCAGCAGGCCTCATCCTCACTCGGGGCCTCACTGGGGGCCACGCTGGGAGGCTTCGGCACTGCAG TGGCCAACTCGAGTGGTGGCAGCGGTTCCAGGCGGGACTCCCTGACAGGCAACAATGAGCTGTACAAACGCAACCCCTCCAGCCTCACCCCGATTGGCCATGGAGGTTTCTATAATGGCACCTTGGGCTTCAGTCCTTCCCCGGGCCCCGTGGGCATGCCCCTCCCCAACCAGTGCCCTTCGCATTCACTCACACCCCCACCTTCCCTGTCCAATCACAGCTCCTCGTCCAACCTCAACCTCG GAGGCCTGACTAATGGCAGCGGGCGTTTCATCTCTGCAGCTCCAGGGGCAGAGGCCAAGTACCGCAGCGCCGCCAGCTCAGGCTCCTCCCTCTTCTCACCCAGCAGCCAGCTGTTCCCGTCGTCACGGCTACGCTACGGCATGTCAGACGTGATGCCGTCAGGCCGCAGCCGCCTGCTGGAGGACTTCAGGAACAACCGCTACCCCAACCTGCAGCTCAGAGACATCGCTGGCCATATCATGGAATTCAGCCAGGACCAGCACGGCAGCAG GTTTATCCAGTTGAAATTGGAGCGAGCCAGTTCAGCGGAGCGCCAGCTCGTCTTCAGCGAGATCCTGCAGGCCGCCTACCAGCTTATGGTGGACGTCTTTGGAAATTATGTCATCCAGAAGTTCTTTGAG TTTGGCAGCTTGGACCAGAAGCTGGCTCTGGCAGAGCGGATCAGAGGTCATGTGCTGTCTCTGGCTCTGCAGATGTACGGCTGCAGGGTCATTCAGAAAGCTCTGGAGTTCATCCCCTCCGACCAGCAGGTCATT AGTGAGATGGTGCGCGAGCTGGACGGCCATGTGCTGAAGTGTGTGAAGGACCAGAACGGTAACCACGTGGTGCAGAAGTGTATCGAGTGTGTCCAGCCTCACGCACTGCACTTCATCATCGACGCCTTCAAGGGACAG GTCTTTGCTCTCTCCACTCACCCTTATGGCTGCCGAGTCATCCAGCGCATTCTCGAACACTGCCTTCCTGAACAGACGCTGCCTATACTGGAGGAGCTCCATCAACACACAGAGCAGCTGgtgcag GACCAGTACGGCAACTATGTGATTCAGCATGTTTTGGAGCACGGCCGAGCTGAGGATAAGAGCAAGATAGTGGCTGAGATCAGAGGAAACGTCCTGGGACTCAGCCAGCACAAGTTTGCTAG TAACGTGGTGGAGAAGTGTGTGACCCACGCGTCCCGGGCGGAGCGGGCAGTGCTGATAGACGAGGTGTGCAGCCTGACTGAGGGCCCCCACAGTGCCTTATACACCATGATGAAGGACCAGTACGCCAACTACGTGGTGCAGAAGATGATCGACGTGGCCGAGCCCACCCAGCGCAAGATCGTTATGCACAAG atacGGCCCCACATCTCCACCCTGAGGAAATACACATATGGAAAACACATCCTCGCCAAGCTGGAGAAGTACTACATGAAGAACGGAGTGGACCTGGGTCCTCTCTGCGGCCCGCCCAACGGCATCATGTAA
- the pum1 gene encoding pumilio homolog 1 isoform X3 translates to MNRTLSLIPSRHAALSPAPPLSRHVVGVKAWGEERHWGRNPRPSSLSAGCGGMSSVCVLKRKAVLWQDSFSPHHRTTSPSMPVVLSSGGHAPPIGQTPQAPPPSQQITTIATHSINSMATAYHKGVAGAGRSQDDAMVDYFFQRQHGEQPGKHRWPTGDNIHDSQVRSMDELNHDFQALALEGLAMGEQLLPGKKFWETDDSGKDGPKGIFLDQWRDSAWGASGQGFHGGGEVGVGSVMSPRSESGGLGVSMVEYVLSSSPADKLDSCLRKGPYGQRDGEVEEEKREKPKATFEAEKLKELTEVEVDVINDVINPNGMPVQNGLDVNVKEFCRPQGNMPVPGPEGDHLGGPGGVGADGMTQMGGGGGPKPQEDFSGVEQGGVSMDQMESVMEPLQFDYNSQMPMDSQPTVGLFDYASQQQQLFQRNNALAVQQLTAAQQQQYALAAAQQSHIGLAPAFVPNPYIISAAPPGTDPYAAGLAAAATLGPAVMPPQYYGVTPWGVYPASLFQQQAAAANNSANQQVANQNQQNQQQVMRGGGNQRPLTPSQGQQNQQNDQLVAAAAVNSALAFGQGLAAGVPGYPVLAPAAYYDQTGALVVNTGGRNGPVRLMAPGSVIISPSAAQAVAAAAASAGGANGGLGGSNGPFRAMQSQQAQQQGGPGGALGGSSFYGSSSLSSSSQSSSLFSQGSGQPGPGSASLGFSQQASSSLGASLGATLGGFGTAVANSSGGSGSRRDSLTGNNELYKRNPSSLTPIGHGGFYNGTLGFSPSPGPVGMPLPNQCPSHSLTPPPSLSNHSSSSNLNLGGLTNGSGRFISAAPGAEAKYRSAASSGSSLFSPSSQLFPSSRLRYGMSDVMPSGRSRLLEDFRNNRYPNLQLRDIAGHIMEFSQDQHGSRFIQLKLERASSAERQLVFSEILQAAYQLMVDVFGNYVIQKFFEFGSLDQKLALAERIRGHVLSLALQMYGCRVIQKALEFIPSDQQVISEMVRELDGHVLKCVKDQNGNHVVQKCIECVQPHALHFIIDAFKGQVFALSTHPYGCRVIQRILEHCLPEQTLPILEELHQHTEQLVQDQYGNYVIQHVLEHGRAEDKSKIVAEIRGNVLGLSQHKFASNVVEKCVTHASRAERAVLIDEVCSLTEGPHSALYTMMKDQYANYVVQKMIDVAEPTQRKIVMHKIRPHISTLRKYTYGKHILAKLEKYYMKNGVDLGPLCGPPNGIM, encoded by the exons GCTGTGGTGGaatgagcagtgtgtgtgtgttgaagagGAAAGCAGTGCTCTGGCAGGATTCATTCAGCCCCCACCATAGAACTACATCTCCCAGCATGCCCGTAGTGCTGAGCAGCGGAGGACATGCCCCTCCAATTGGGCAGACCCCCCAGGCTCCGCCCCCCAGCCAGCAG ATCACAACAATAGCAACTCATAGCATCAACAGTATGGCTACTGCGTATCATAAG GGTGTGGCGGGTGCTGGACGTTCCCAGGATGATGCCATGGTAGATTATTTCTTCCAGCGGCAGCACGGTGAACAGCCCGGGAAACATCGCTGGCCCACTGGAGACAACATCCATGACAGccag GTGCGGTCCATGGACGAGCTGAACCATGACTTTCAGGCTCTGGCTCTGGAGGGACTCGCCATGGGAGAG CAGCTGCTCCCTGGTAAGAAGTTCTGGGAGACAGATGACTCTGGGAAGGATGGACCAAAAGGGATCTTTCTGGACCAGTGGAGGGACAGTGCATGGGGGGCCTCAG GGCAAGGTTTCCATGGCGGCGGTGAAGTCGGGGTGGGCTCGGTGATGTCCCCGCGCTCTGAGAGTGGGGGGCTGGGAGTCAGCATGGTGGAGTACGTTCTCTCCTCCTCACCCGCTGACAAACTGGACTCCTGTCTCCGAAAAGGACCCTAT GGGCAGAGGGATGGAGAGGTGGAAGAGGAGAAAAGGGAGAAGCCAAAAGCAACATTTGAAGCAGAGAAACTGAAAGAGCTGACAGAAGTTGAAGTTGATGTCATCAACGACGTCATCAACCCCAACGGGATGCCCGTGCAGAACGGCCTGGACGTCAACGTCAAAGAGTTTTG TCGTCCCCAAGGCAACATGCCGGTCCCTGGTCCTGAGGGAGACCATCTCGGAGGCCCCGGGGGTGTAGGGGCCGATGGCATGACCCAgatgggaggtggaggaggccCCAAGCCCCAGGAGGACTTCTCTGGCGTGGAACAAGGGGGCGTCAGCATGGACCAAATGGAGTCAGTGATGGAGCCGCTTCAGTTTGACTACAACTCCCAGATGCCCATGGACTCCCAACCCACCGTGGGCTTATTTGACTACGCCAGCCAGCAGCAG CAGCTGTTTCAGAGAAACAACGCCCTCGCAGTGCAGCAGTTAACAgcagcccagcagcagcagtacgCCTTGGCAGCCGCTCAGCAGTCTCACATTG GTCTGGCCCCAGCGTTTGTGCCCAACCCTTACATCATCAGTGCGGCCCCTCCAGGAACAGACCCCTACGCAGCCGGACTGGCAGCAGCAGCTACACTTG GTCCGGCAGTGATGCCTCCTCAGTACTATGGTGTGACTCCCTGGGGGGTCTATCCTGCCAGCCTTTTCCAGCAGCAGGCTGCAGCAGCCAACAACTCGGCCAATCAGCAGGTGGCAAACCAGAACCAGCAGAACCAACAGCAG GTAATGCGTGGTGGGGGCAACCAGCGGCCTTTGACCCCCAGCCAAGGTCAACAGAATCAGCAGAATGACCAGCTggttgcagcagcagcagtcaacTCAGCCCTCGCCTTTGGGCAGGGGTTAGCAGCGGGAGTCCCAG gctACCCAGTCCTTGCCCCTGCAGCCTACTATGATCAGACAGGGGCCCTGGTGGTTAACACTGGAGGGAGGAACGGCCCGGTCCGCCTCATGGCCCCCGGCTCCGTCATCATATCTCCTTCCGCAGCACAAGCAG ttgcagcagcagcagcctctgcAGGTGGTGCCAACGGGGGTCTGGGCGGGTCCAACGGTCCGTTTCGTGCCATGCAGTCCCAGCAGGCTCAGCAGCAGGGCGGCCCGGGCGGCGCTCTGGGTGGAAGCTCCTTCTACGGCTCCTCTTCCCTCAGCTCCTCCTCCCAGAGTTCCTCCCTTTTCTCACAAGGCTCTGGCCAACCCGGACCAGGTTCTGCATCGTTGGGCTTCAGCCAGCAGGCCTCATCCTCACTCGGGGCCTCACTGGGGGCCACGCTGGGAGGCTTCGGCACTGCAG TGGCCAACTCGAGTGGTGGCAGCGGTTCCAGGCGGGACTCCCTGACAGGCAACAATGAGCTGTACAAACGCAACCCCTCCAGCCTCACCCCGATTGGCCATGGAGGTTTCTATAATGGCACCTTGGGCTTCAGTCCTTCCCCGGGCCCCGTGGGCATGCCCCTCCCCAACCAGTGCCCTTCGCATTCACTCACACCCCCACCTTCCCTGTCCAATCACAGCTCCTCGTCCAACCTCAACCTCG GAGGCCTGACTAATGGCAGCGGGCGTTTCATCTCTGCAGCTCCAGGGGCAGAGGCCAAGTACCGCAGCGCCGCCAGCTCAGGCTCCTCCCTCTTCTCACCCAGCAGCCAGCTGTTCCCGTCGTCACGGCTACGCTACGGCATGTCAGACGTGATGCCGTCAGGCCGCAGCCGCCTGCTGGAGGACTTCAGGAACAACCGCTACCCCAACCTGCAGCTCAGAGACATCGCTGGCCATATCATGGAATTCAGCCAGGACCAGCACGGCAGCAG GTTTATCCAGTTGAAATTGGAGCGAGCCAGTTCAGCGGAGCGCCAGCTCGTCTTCAGCGAGATCCTGCAGGCCGCCTACCAGCTTATGGTGGACGTCTTTGGAAATTATGTCATCCAGAAGTTCTTTGAG TTTGGCAGCTTGGACCAGAAGCTGGCTCTGGCAGAGCGGATCAGAGGTCATGTGCTGTCTCTGGCTCTGCAGATGTACGGCTGCAGGGTCATTCAGAAAGCTCTGGAGTTCATCCCCTCCGACCAGCAGGTCATT AGTGAGATGGTGCGCGAGCTGGACGGCCATGTGCTGAAGTGTGTGAAGGACCAGAACGGTAACCACGTGGTGCAGAAGTGTATCGAGTGTGTCCAGCCTCACGCACTGCACTTCATCATCGACGCCTTCAAGGGACAG GTCTTTGCTCTCTCCACTCACCCTTATGGCTGCCGAGTCATCCAGCGCATTCTCGAACACTGCCTTCCTGAACAGACGCTGCCTATACTGGAGGAGCTCCATCAACACACAGAGCAGCTGgtgcag GACCAGTACGGCAACTATGTGATTCAGCATGTTTTGGAGCACGGCCGAGCTGAGGATAAGAGCAAGATAGTGGCTGAGATCAGAGGAAACGTCCTGGGACTCAGCCAGCACAAGTTTGCTAG TAACGTGGTGGAGAAGTGTGTGACCCACGCGTCCCGGGCGGAGCGGGCAGTGCTGATAGACGAGGTGTGCAGCCTGACTGAGGGCCCCCACAGTGCCTTATACACCATGATGAAGGACCAGTACGCCAACTACGTGGTGCAGAAGATGATCGACGTGGCCGAGCCCACCCAGCGCAAGATCGTTATGCACAAG atacGGCCCCACATCTCCACCCTGAGGAAATACACATATGGAAAACACATCCTCGCCAAGCTGGAGAAGTACTACATGAAGAACGGAGTGGACCTGGGTCCTCTCTGCGGCCCGCCCAACGGCATCATGTAA